The Roseofilum casamattae BLCC-M143 genome contains the following window.
CGCAAGAGCAAGCAATTTCCATCGCTTGTTTATTCGGCACAGCATCATGGACAAAGACCGCATCGCTTAAGTTTTGGTTTGCTAAAGCGCGATCGGTAACATATGAGGGATAGAGAGTGCCGTACAAATCAATTTTAATCTGCCCCTCCCATTCCGGACGATCGGCGATCGCCTCTTTCACCGCTTTGCCGATAAACATTGGACTTGACGTTTTTATATCCAATTCCAGTACCTTATATTGCCCGAGTTTATTCCAGAACCGATACAGCCTTCTCCAAAACTTTTGTTGCTCTTCCTCCGTCTGATAATACTCGAACCATCCTCCCATAAACCCGATATAGGCAATTTGGAAATAGTCCTTCGTTTCCCGATCTGAAGAATAATTAAAATCCTCGCGATCGGCACCGTATCGAACCAAATGTAACTTACTCGCATCCCAGTCAGACTGCCTCAGCTTAATGCGATCGAGGTTGCGCTGCGACACGTAAATCGTGGCAGCCGAATTGCGAATATAAAAATCTTCCATCCACACCGTCAACTGATAGTGAAACCAGCTCTCGAATGAATTCCCGCTCATGTCCGTACAGGTGGGAGAATCATCGAAATTAAAAATAACGGGAATACCCGTCAGCCATTTCAAAATTAAACCCACTAACCCGACAGAATAAGGCATCATAAACACGACGATCGCATCTGGTTTTTCTTGCCGAATTAGCTCGCGAGCCTTCAGAATGGCAGGAATGACCCAGAACAAAGGGACTTCTCCACTAAAAGGCAAAAAGAATGTCCACAATTTCGTTAATTTCAGCGTATTGACCAGTTCTGCCAGAGATTTGGGATACCAATCGGGAACAGAATGAACGGTAATTGACTTGCCAAAATGACTCGATTGTGCTTTAGTCACTACTTCAATCGACCAACTATCTTCTAACTGCTGCATAATCTTGCTCGCACGTATAGTGGTTGGAGTAATATTGGGAAAGAAGTGATAACTAATGGATAAAATTTTCTTCATTATCTTGAGCACAGAAATAGTAGTCGCGATCGCTCTAGCGCAGCACCTTATTTTTCATCCATTGATAAATCCGTCCGGCAAACTCTCCGTACCGTTCCGGTTGAGTCAGAGCAAGATACCCTCTCATTAGAATCGAAGTCTGCTTGGGTTTAAAATTGGGGTCATAAATAGGGTAGAATGCCTTATCTTTTGATTCGGTTTCTGCCTTTCTCCTCAACTGTTCGACTTCACGACAGATAGCCATCTCTTCCGACTCTATCCGAGTAGAAACTTGCCCATCGATCTTAGAGTCAAACAACTCGTTCATTGCTCGAGCAACATGTTGTGCTAAGCTCTCCCAGTCTATCTCCAAGTCCGATATGAGTTCTGTCCAGATTACTTCATCAGGTGCAAGTTCCACTTCAGATTTGAGAACGTTACCGCTTTCTTCAGACAAGAGAAAATAACCACTAGCCATCTTTAGCGATCGCTCTCTTGATAACCGAACAGAACTCTCATCTAAGGGGGAATCTGCAGCTACTGCTGACGGACTAGGTTCTAGAACAAACAAAGACTTGGCTTGAGATCCCGGACTAGTGTTATAGCTACTGATAAACACATCAATGTCCAGTTCCTTGCACAGTGCCGATAGACGACAAACTTCGACACTAGAGCGATCGAAATCCGGCGCCGGAGCAAACAAATTCTGCACTGCAAGCTCGGGAAAAATGGCATTGACATCTCTATTCAAAACGTAAACCCTATGACCTTCAAGAGAGGCAACCAATCTGGGAATTAAAGATTCCCAGAATTTGGCTATCTCTAAATAGTCAGAATAGGCAAACACGCAGCCATCAATCAAGATGTTCATTTCATTCATGCCTGAGAGTAAAGTCATTTAATCTTGAGGAAGATTAGTCGGCTCTCCCATCTTAGAATACTTAGACCACTTGGGCTTATAGTCTTCTCCAAGCCAACCGACAGCCTCGCAAAGTTTCTCATCGTTATGAGAGCTACCATCGTAGAGGTCAAAGTCTTTTAACTCTTCTCCTTTACCCAAAGCCACCATCTCTTCCCATAGCTCTGTTCCTGGGAAAGCAACGCAATCGGAATTTTGCCAGTGAATAATATTATTCGATTGAGCGCCAATTGACTTCAGCTCGTTCAGCATTCTTAAATCATTTTGCCAATCTTCCTCGGTTTCTCCGGGAAGATTCTTCATGGTAGTGAAATGAAACTCCATATTAGAAAAGCGAGTTACCAAATACTTGATATTCTCATAGCTTTTCTTCGTGTTCAAGCTCTTCTTCGTATTATTAACCAGCTTTTGATTAAAACTCTCCACGCCAAAACGCATTCCGACACAACCACTATCGACCATCAGATCGTATATCTCTAGCTTAGAAGTATCGATTCGACCCATCATCGTCCAGGGCAGGCCGATCTCTTTCAGCCCTTTGCACAACTCAGTAATCCTTTTATTTCCAAGATTCCAGGTATCGTCATCAAACAGGATACTACCTATCCCTTTCACCTCATAACCTCGATTTACATCCTTAATGGCATCGCCTACTGTCTTGCGTCCCTTAATGGCATCTTTGAGATTGCGTACGCCATACTTCTGATATTTTTCCAAGAGTTTTTCTTGGTTTTGCAGGGTTTGCTCGTAGGCCTTGTAATCATTGATAACTGTTTTAATCTCATCAATGACTAATTCAGGCAGGCGATTGCGATATTGCCCATTATTCATAATCTTGGGCCACTGACAGTAAGTACATTTGAAAGGACACCCGCGCGACGTACTGACGGTCAGTTGAGGTCTGGGAGTATTCATAGTTGGCTCCCAGTAGTTGTATAAGTACTCCAGGGGACGGAAAGGCAAGAAATTCTCCCCTTTGAGGTAATTAATATCTTCTACATGGTCGTACATGTAGACGGGCTTGGCTTGGTCTTGCTTCAGTACAATATCAAGAGCCGGTTTTTCATACTCTCCAATAATACAATGATCGACAAAAGGCTCTTCGATCAGGTCATTGACATAAGCTTGAACGTGGGGACCGACTAATACAACCCGGCATGAGAATTGCTCTTTTGCCCAAATTGCAAACTCTTCAACTTTTCTGTACAAAGGCGTGGAGGTTTCCAAGAAGAGAATGTCGGGATCGTATTTGGCAATCTCCGATTTAACGAGATCGTAATCCCAATGATGCAAAGCCACTGCATCATAGAATTTGGCATCAATACCGTGTTTAATCAGGTAGTTGACAGCATAACCCATGAAGAAAGGAAAGCAAGCGTATCCATGGATGCCTTTTTGCGTCCACGGCCAGCGAGAACCAGCATTAGGTCCGGTGTAGATATTGCCCTCGTCATCATACTTGATAAATGGGATATTGCAGAATAGTACGTTCATTGTTCGATCTCCTTAATCAGTGTCTAATATGGTTTGGCAACCCCAATCTTATAAAGACTCGTCCAGATATCTCATTAGAGTATCAACTCGGTTAGCATAGGTGTGGTTACTGAGAACATTTTTTTGTCCTTCCTCGCTCCGCCTCAATCTTTCTTCCGGGTCTGCTAAATAACGAACTAGCTTAGCCCACATATCTTCATATCCCGTCGTGTAAACCACGCTGTCCCCAAAGTTGTTTTCTATAGATTGAACGTAATCGGACATAATAAAACCTCTACACGCTAGTATATCAAAAATCCTTAAATTTATCGTATCCAGTTCGATATGTTCTTCAATATGAGCGTTCAGATTAATCTTACAGCTTGAGTAGAGTTTGGGGAGATCGGGCATGGGCAATCTACCTTGACAAACATCACCTAAACGTTCGGCCCACATATTTCCATACATTACCAATCCGAAAGGTAGAGCGGGTTCTAAGTACCGTAAATTGACAACGGGTCCTCTGATATTATTACCAACAAACGATACTGGACAGTTATATTCTTCGGCGAACTGATGATAGAAGAAATCAGGCTCGGTAGCAAATGGAATCACAGCACCATCCGCACAAGAATCCATTAATTTCTTACTCGTGAACATATAGCCAGAAAACTTACTCTTGACTTCATCGAACACGCCAACGGTTCCACCAGGATAATTTTCTTTGGAAAATGCATTTTGTAAATATAGAAAATTCTTTGTGTTTTCTTGTAAGTCTAAGAATGGGTTAAAATGAATAAGAACATCCAGCTCTTCTGCGATCGCGCCTTTCGGACCGTACAGATAAACTGAATCAACGCGATCGTGCTGTACTAGATGTTTTTGCCATCCTCGAGCAATAATCTCATCACCCTGAACCTGACCGCCTTCTATGCTATTAATCTGGAATAACCGCAGACCGATTTTCAACTTGTGGTTCATTAAGTTACCTCCAGCTTATGAAAGTCAGGATTATCTAAATCCAATGGCTGAGAGAGCATATTAATCCACTGGGCTGTCGTTTTGGTGCGGAATGTATGCAATTCATAAGGGTCAATAATAAAGATATCTCCTTGAGCAACACTAAAATTAGTACGCTTTCCGGAACTGATATCTTGGATTTCAATATCTATTTCCCCGGAAATAATAAAAAAGAGTTCGCGAGTTTCTTTATGGTAATGGTTGCCACGAACTTCATTAGCAGCTGTCTCGATAAAGTTAACTTCTGCCCAATTCTCTCGAGTAATTCCACAAAACGCCCCTCGTTTATCGCGTTTTTCCATATAAGGGGATAAC
Protein-coding sequences here:
- a CDS encoding glycosyltransferase is translated as MKKILSISYHFFPNITPTTIRASKIMQQLEDSWSIEVVTKAQSSHFGKSITVHSVPDWYPKSLAELVNTLKLTKLWTFFLPFSGEVPLFWVIPAILKARELIRQEKPDAIVVFMMPYSVGLVGLILKWLTGIPVIFNFDDSPTCTDMSGNSFESWFHYQLTVWMEDFYIRNSAATIYVSQRNLDRIKLRQSDWDASKLHLVRYGADREDFNYSSDRETKDYFQIAYIGFMGGWFEYYQTEEEQQKFWRRLYRFWNKLGQYKVLELDIKTSSPMFIGKAVKEAIADRPEWEGQIKIDLYGTLYPSYVTDRALANQNLSDAVFVHDAVPNKQAMEIACSCDLLFMTLPARPDDAGPGGRISAKTYEYLMTDRPILAAVSPGENYDYLEGNTGVWLVNQRDIAGMKEVITQLASEKFSGNPRVCDRSSIHDELSYANRAVEFANVLDTVISKYSSDD
- a CDS encoding B12-binding domain-containing radical SAM protein — protein: MNVLFCNIPFIKYDDEGNIYTGPNAGSRWPWTQKGIHGYACFPFFMGYAVNYLIKHGIDAKFYDAVALHHWDYDLVKSEIAKYDPDILFLETSTPLYRKVEEFAIWAKEQFSCRVVLVGPHVQAYVNDLIEEPFVDHCIIGEYEKPALDIVLKQDQAKPVYMYDHVEDINYLKGENFLPFRPLEYLYNYWEPTMNTPRPQLTVSTSRGCPFKCTYCQWPKIMNNGQYRNRLPELVIDEIKTVINDYKAYEQTLQNQEKLLEKYQKYGVRNLKDAIKGRKTVGDAIKDVNRGYEVKGIGSILFDDDTWNLGNKRITELCKGLKEIGLPWTMMGRIDTSKLEIYDLMVDSGCVGMRFGVESFNQKLVNNTKKSLNTKKSYENIKYLVTRFSNMEFHFTTMKNLPGETEEDWQNDLRMLNELKSIGAQSNNIIHWQNSDCVAFPGTELWEEMVALGKGEELKDFDLYDGSSHNDEKLCEAVGWLGEDYKPKWSKYSKMGEPTNLPQD
- a CDS encoding CgeB family protein, translated to MNHKLKIGLRLFQINSIEGGQVQGDEIIARGWQKHLVQHDRVDSVYLYGPKGAIAEELDVLIHFNPFLDLQENTKNFLYLQNAFSKENYPGGTVGVFDEVKSKFSGYMFTSKKLMDSCADGAVIPFATEPDFFYHQFAEEYNCPVSFVGNNIRGPVVNLRYLEPALPFGLVMYGNMWAERLGDVCQGRLPMPDLPKLYSSCKINLNAHIEEHIELDTINLRIFDILACRGFIMSDYVQSIENNFGDSVVYTTGYEDMWAKLVRYLADPEERLRRSEEGQKNVLSNHTYANRVDTLMRYLDESL
- a CDS encoding cupin domain-containing protein, which encodes MQRLSPYMEKRDKRGAFCGITRENWAEVNFIETAANEVRGNHYHKETRELFFIISGEIDIEIQDISSGKRTNFSVAQGDIFIIDPYELHTFRTKTTAQWINMLSQPLDLDNPDFHKLEVT